The stretch of DNA GGTATAAACCATCTGACTGAGATGCTCTAATTTTAGGGGTTGTCCTTGAGTAACTCTTTGAACTTCTTCTTTTACTTTCTTCAGGTGTTCAGGATATTTAGCCAATAGATAAAGTGCCCAGCTCATTGAATTGGCTGTTGCTTCGTGTCCTGCAAACAAAATGGAGACGACCTCATCCTTTAGTTGTTGATTGCTCATTCCCTCACCTGTATCGCTATATCTAGAAGACATAAGCATTCCCAATAAGTCATTTTTGGGCGTAGCATCTTTTTCTTTTCGTTTGTTAATGATTGTTTCAACGAGTTCACTGGTTGTGCTACGAGCTTTTTTATAGCGTCTTGCTGACGCAGTAGGAATCCAGATAGGAAGCGAAAACGGATTCATTACCTGATCGCTTAAAAATTGGTTTTCGGTAATAAAAGCTTTACTTAAACGATCATAATCCATATCTATAGACTCACCAAATAGACTTTGGACAACCATATCAAGGGTTGTTGCCAACATGTTTTCAACCGCATTAATTTTTTGCTGCCCTTTCCAATTTTGGAGATGATCTTGGCTAACCTTACAGAGTATGTCAAATAAATTAGCAATACTTTCTTTGTAGAATGCAGGTTGAGCAATTTTTCGTTGACGTTTCCACGATTCTCCTTCATTGGTTACCAAACCATTGCCTACAGATAGCTTAAAGGTTTCGTAATTTTTGCTTTTGGGAAATTTACTGATTTCTGAAACCAGAATTTTTTGGATCATACTGGGGCGAGAAACAATGACCAAATTAGAGCCAATTACATTGGCATTATAAATATCGCCATATTGTTTTCTCATGGAGGTAAAAAAGTCAAGTGTATTGGAAAGCATCACCCTTGTATTCTTGATGAGCGGGTCTTTAGCTTTTGCTTTAGGAATTATTTTAGCTTCATTTGTCGTTTGCATGTTTTTTCTGTCTTTTGAAGTAGTGTAAATTTGTAAGAATATTTGCTTTAAAAGCATATTATCTAGTAAATATATTATTTTTTTTCGTCTAAAGCAAAAAACATTTATTTTAACAAGGGAAGAACAGATTTTAAATTTGTTTTAGAAATTGTGAACGGGTGATTATTGAAAGAGAGGAATAAAAAAAAGATAGGAGAGTAGGGGAAAAAAGCGCAAAAAAAAAGCAGTAGACCGAGTCTACTGCTAATATATGAACTTATTAAAATAGTCTAAATTTTAGAAAGAAAAACACTAATATCGCCTACTATTCTATTAATATAGTCATAGTTGACACCATAAAAAATTTGTTTTCCTTTGCGTTCATGCGTAACAATATTAGCTAGGCGTAAAATACGTAAATGTTGAGACGTGATAGATTGCTCTAAACCAAGCGTATTATAAATTTTATTGACGTTAATGTTTTTATTTTTGTCAATAAAAGAAAGTATTTGTAATCTTAAGTCATGTGTTAGTGCACGCATAACCTCAGCTGCATATTCCAGCTTATCTTCGTCTATGATAACTGTTTGTAATTCCATGTTAAGGGGACGTTGTTTTGATAATAGTTAAAAAATGTTTTTGATAATGAGACTTAAAAACTCGGGACGTGTTCTGATTAAGCAGCCAATTGCTCAACTAAAACGGAAACTTCAGCTAATCTAGCATTGTTTAAGGTATAGTAAATAAATTTACCATTGCGTTTAGTTAAGACGATTCCTGCTTTTCGTAAAATAGCTAAGTGCTGAGATGCCACAGATTGTTCAATGCGCAATTTTACATAAATATCTGTTACATTCATTGTTTCATTCTCACGTAAAAGATCAATAATCTTTTTGCGTAAGTCATGTCCAATTGCACGTAGTATAAGTACAACTTTGCGTAGTTCTGGGTAAATAAGTTTGATTTCTTGTTTACCATTCTTGAGGGTAAAAACCTCCATTTTTGATTTTGCCATACAATAATAAGGTTACGTATTTAATAAAAAATTAACAACTAAAACAAATATCTACTTATTTAGTATGATAAAGTAAATAATGTGTTTTTATATAAAAAAAACTCTTTTTTTAGACACTAGTGGGAATGTTTTTAAGGGGCAAATTTGCTACCTCCAGAAATGGATAAATAGTAGCGTTTATTGCAATTTGGGTGAGTGTGTGTATAAAGTTTATTAGAGCGCATATACCTAATTCTTAAAAGATATAATAAATTTTGGTCATTTAATAGACCTAGCAAGCATAATTATTTGGGGATCTTGAGGAAGGCTTACTATCAATTCAAATGCTCAAAAAATAACTTTTATTAATTGTTTCAATAGTTAATAAGTGTAATTTAGGACGATTAAACTAAAGATGTATTATATAAAAAGTAAATATTATAATTGTCTCAATTAGTACAATATATATTTGAAGACGCAAGATATGAAAAAATATCTACTAAGTATAAAAATTATGTTTGTTTTTTTTGAAAAAATATCTTTATAAGTACTGTATTGCAGTCAAATAAATGTATAAAGTTATTTTATATCATAAAATATAGACCTTTATTAATTAAGGAAAAGTACTCAATAATAACAAAATAAGATTATATAAAGTTTATTATATTATTACGTAAACTTTTTATAAAAGTTGTTGAATAGATTATTTTTGATCAACTAGGAGATAAAATTATTGCTTCTGAGTGCCTTTGTTAGCTTTGTTGTAGTGTTTTTGAGGAAGGGGAGAAGCTAAGGCAAAACGGCAAAAAAAAAGAGCATTTAATTATCAAAATTAAATGCTCTTATCTATTTATTATTTAAGACAAAAGAAATTATTCTTCTGTAACAGTTTCAGCTTCTTCAACAGTTTCTTCTACTGCTGGAGGATTTTTGCTTTCTTGGTATGTTTTTAGAATTTCTTCAAACTCTTCTTTGCTTACTGCTTTCATATCTTTACCCATATCTTCAGCAGTTTTTTCCAAAATTCTTTCGTCCATCAACATATCAAAACGACGATTTACTTCTTTTTGATCAGAAAGAATTTTTTGCAACATATTATCCATCATCTCACCATAAGGAGGAATTTGGTAATTGAAGTATCTTAGGATTTCACCACGAGTCATATCTTCTACATCCTTATACTCTACATTAACTTGATATTGTTCAGCGAGTTTGTCACGAATCAAAGACCAGTTGGTATTCTTAATAAAGGCATCAAAATCTTTGCTTTCAAAGAAATCATCCGTAATTTCTTCGTTGGTTTGCTTAAGCCATTTTTTTAGGAACTCAAGTGGTAAATCAAGTTGATTTTGCTCTAACAAGAAGTCAAATACCAAATTGCTAAAGTGATTCAATGAGCTTTGTTTGTACCCTTTGTAAATTTCTGATTTTACCTTTTCTCTAAAGCTTTCTTCCGAATCGATTTCCTCATTAGGAAACAACTGCTTGAAGAACTCTTCGTTTAGATCT from Aureispira anguillae encodes:
- a CDS encoding cytochrome P450 codes for the protein MQTTNEAKIIPKAKAKDPLIKNTRVMLSNTLDFFTSMRKQYGDIYNANVIGSNLVIVSRPSMIQKILVSEISKFPKSKNYETFKLSVGNGLVTNEGESWKRQRKIAQPAFYKESIANLFDILCKVSQDHLQNWKGQQKINAVENMLATTLDMVVQSLFGESIDMDYDRLSKAFITENQFLSDQVMNPFSLPIWIPTASARRYKKARSTTSELVETIINKRKEKDATPKNDLLGMLMSSRYSDTGEGMSNQQLKDEVVSILFAGHEATANSMSWALYLLAKYPEHLKKVKEEVQRVTQGQPLKLEHLSQMVYTQQVIDESMRLYPSAWALSRTVHQDTDLEGYTIKKNSLIFLDFYNMYRDEAIWEHPNDFIPERFQPELKKQMHKCSFVPFGAGQRMCIGYQFAFMEMKILLADIVSNYDFVLDPDAPEVEVEPLTTLKPKDGVWISVTPLDKA
- a CDS encoding ArsR/SmtB family transcription factor, producing the protein MELQTVIIDEDKLEYAAEVMRALTHDLRLQILSFIDKNKNINVNKIYNTLGLEQSITSQHLRILRLANIVTHERKGKQIFYGVNYDYINRIVGDISVFLSKI
- a CDS encoding ArsR/SmtB family transcription factor, translating into MAKSKMEVFTLKNGKQEIKLIYPELRKVVLILRAIGHDLRKKIIDLLRENETMNVTDIYVKLRIEQSVASQHLAILRKAGIVLTKRNGKFIYYTLNNARLAEVSVLVEQLAA